The genomic segment TCGTCGAAGATGGCGTCGCGTTCTTTGACCGCGTACGCGGCGATCTTCTGCTGCGCGGCATAGACGAAGATCTGTCGGGCAAGATCGCCGCGCAACTGTGCGAACAAAACAGCCGCGTCGAATTGTCTTCAGAGCAGTACGAGGCGATGATCGATGGGGCGTCACTGGCCTGCGGCGTGCGCTGCAATATCGAAGATGATTCCCAATCCAGCGTCGTCCGGGTGCGCGAAATTGAGCGGATGATGCAGGCCTTTGCGGGCGAGCTCACCAAGCTGAACGAGAACCTCGATGTCATGGCCACCTACGTGCGACGCATGCGAAATCGTGCAGCACCCAAGTTGGTCACGCGCGAAAGCGATACCGTTCACTAATCAGCCCAGGCTCCGAAACGCCCGCTCGGACAATCCATTGCGCAAGCCCCCTCAGCCCGGTCCCGGGTCGAGCGTATGTTCGCGTTGCTTCCCATGGCGACTTTCGGCTATGCCGCCGGTGTAATCCTCGCAGATCAAGGCATGATCGATGTGGCCCTCGCCCGCGCGCTCGCGCTGGCCGGTCTGTTCGCCGGATTGCTTTCGCGTCGTATCCCCAACCTGCGCGCCTCAGCAGCGCTTCTGGTGATCGGTTCATGTGGCGCGCTGGCGCTGGCGTCGGCGCGTGAACGGGCCGAGATCGTCCCCCTCGAGCAGCCCCAAGAAGCGCTGGTCGAAGGCACGGTTTGCGCGGTCCTCGGGCAGGGTCCGCGAGTGGCGTTTGATTTGTGTGATTGCACAGCGGTGGCGTCCGGCGCGAAAGCTGTGCCTCGCCGGTTGCGAGTCTTCGAGAGTCTGGATCCCGAGCGGAGTGCCGCGCTCATGCGACTCCACGACGGACAGCGCATTCGGGCGCGCTTGCGCCTCATCCCGATCCGACTGAGTGCCAATCCAGGAGCGCGCAATCGCACGGACGCCTATGCGCGACGCGGGATTGGAGCGCTGGCGACACTCCGCGATGCGGCGATGTTGGTTCGGGTGTCCGCGCCCAAACGGATGTGGACTCAGGCGGTCGGAGACTTTCGAACCGCCCTTGCACAGTGGCGCCGCTTGCTCGGGGAGCGCCTCTCACAGGCCGGGCCAGGAGGTGGACTGGTCCGAGCACTGGTTCTCGGAGATCGAAGCACGCTCCCACAACCTGCCCGCGACGCGTTCGCGCGCATCGGGATCGGCCATCTGCTCGCGGTGTCCGGACTTCACGTGGCGTTGGTCGCCGGGCTTGGTTTCGCGATCGTTCGCCGGGCCTGCCTCCTGTCTTCGCGACTGTCCGCGCACCGCGATCCGCGCAGAATCGCCCTGATCGGCGCCTTTGCCGCCGCGCTGGTTTACGCCGGAATTTCGGGTTGGGGAATTCCGGTTCGGCGCGCGCTGCTCTTCCTCGGAGTCGTCTGTCTGTCGGTTGCGAGTCGCAGAACGGTGCGGGGCGGACAGCTTCTTTGTCTCGCTGCACTTCCACTGTTGATCGTCGAACCCCACGCGTTGTTCGAGATGGGCGCGCAGCTCTCGTTCGTCGCCAGCGCGGGACTCCTGCTCGCACGGCGACCGGCGAGTTCAGACACAAGAGCGATCCCATCCCTGATTCGCACTTCGGCCACGGCGATCGCGGCGACCGCGCCGTGGGTCGCATGGCATGGAGGCAGCGTCGGGGTGTGGGGCGTTGCGGCCAATCTGATCGCCGTCCCTTGGGTGGGGCTGGTGATGTTGCCCGCCTCGCTGTTGGCCGCGTGCGCAGCCGGTTTTCCGGAGA from the Myxococcales bacterium genome contains:
- a CDS encoding DNA internalization-related competence protein ComEC/Rec2, with protein sequence MATFGYAAGVILADQGMIDVALARALALAGLFAGLLSRRIPNLRASAALLVIGSCGALALASARERAEIVPLEQPQEALVEGTVCAVLGQGPRVAFDLCDCTAVASGAKAVPRRLRVFESLDPERSAALMRLHDGQRIRARLRLIPIRLSANPGARNRTDAYARRGIGALATLRDAAMLVRVSAPKRMWTQAVGDFRTALAQWRRLLGERLSQAGPGGGLVRALVLGDRSTLPQPARDAFARIGIGHLLAVSGLHVALVAGLGFAIVRRACLLSSRLSAHRDPRRIALIGAFAAALVYAGISGWGIPVRRALLFLGVVCLSVASRRTVRGGQLLCLAALPLLIVEPHALFEMGAQLSFVASAGLLLARRPASSDTRAIPSLIRTSATAIAATAPWVAWHGGSVGVWGVAANLIAVPWVGLVMLPASLLAACAAGFPETALTRFVTIGVSQLGGFTLDCVTLAASWLPASPVGSTPAFGVLLCAGAIAVLALRARSTVARVLLSLVESALLALAPAQSISPLPPRMVSFDVGQGDATLIQGRSGSLLIDAGRALGDSFDMGRRVVVPGLAALGVTELDLVIASHADIDHRGGLEAVLDRVPTRVLWLPRGTVDDEDFRGLLDIARRRGVRVRERGAGDPPLVIGDLRVIPLWPAADAGLKGRNDNSLVVRVEVLAGSGSTESILLPGDLGVLAEHRLIELGIELRSTVLKVGHHGSRGSSSLDFLTAVQPEVALVSAPCHGRGGLPNAITMDRLASFVSEVWWTGRSGALIVGFKTQSRSRTVTGWHQNVSCWKH